The following proteins come from a genomic window of Metarhizium brunneum chromosome 2, complete sequence:
- the dbp4 gene encoding ATP-dependent RNA helicase dbp4, translating into MATLTPGRHQKTQRHAKPDSRQQKQKLHQEDLQKLERAVNDLDAKSEDIKTFSDLPLSQPTIGGIKASHFQTLTEVQQQAIPLALKDNDVLGAAKTGSGKTLAFLIPVLEKLYRAQWTEFDGLGALIISPTRELAVQIFEVLRKIGRYHVLSAGLVIGGKNLKEEAERLARMNILVCTPGRMLQHLDQTAGFDANNLQILVLDEADRIMDMGFQSAVDALVEHLPKSRQTLMFSATQSKKVSDLARLSLKEPEYVSVHEAATSATPTNLQQHYITTPLPEKLDTLYGFIKSNLKSKIIVFLSSGKQVRFVYESFRHLQPGIPLLHLHGRQRQVARLEITSRFTAAKHSCLFATDVVARGIDFPAVDWVIQVDCPEDVDTYIHRVGRTARYQSKGRAVLFLDPSEEPGMVKRLEQKKIPIEKVNVKEKKKKSIKNDLQNMCFQNPDLKYLGQKAFISYSRAIHLQRDKEVFKLDKLDLDAFASGLGLPGTPQIKFHKGGDIKKIKNAPRDGMSSGSESDMDLDGEYGKTKKKDKKKPEVRTKYDKMFERTNQDVLSSHYAKLVVDGGNESGSDDDFLSVKRRLSDDDLDAEIQKGHNSNVKALYSLGGDEPYVIDSKRREKALQSKTKMLKFRGNPTKLVFDDDGESHEIYELQNEEDFKRAGPADEQRQTFVESESARVKAADVDDKQLAKQKKREKREKRKAREREELEGDEAPMLVDAPDGEDPLALLRSLPTAGEQSDGEPPKKKAKKWFEDEDDDDADNKKKSRRKGKVLQVTEEPETLEDLEALATGLLDG; encoded by the exons ATGGCTACCCTTACACCAGGCCGGCATCAAAAGACGCAAAGACATGCCAAACCGGACTCTcgccagcagaagcagaagctcCACCAAGAGGATCTGCAGAAGCTAGAACGGGCTGTGAATGATCTG GATGCCAAATCTGAAGATATCAAAACTTTCTCAGACCTTCCCCTCTCGCAGCCTACAATCGGCGGAATCAAGGCATCGCACTTTCAGACACTCACCGAAGTTCAACAGCAAGCGATTCCCCTCGCCCTCAAAGACAACGACGTGCTAGGCGCTGCTAAGACAGGTAGTGGCAAGACTCTGGCATTTTTAATTCCCGTGCTGGAAAAGTTGTATCGGGCACAATGGACAGAGTTTGACGGCCTTGGAGCCTTGATCATCTCCCCAACTCGTGAGCTCGCCGTGCAGATTTTCGAGGTTCTTCGCAAGATTGGTCGGTACCATGTCTTATCGGCGGGGTTGGTCATTGGCGGCAAGAACTTGAAGGAGGAAGCAGAGCGGTTAGCTCGGATGAACATTCTGGTTTGCACACCTGGACGAATGCTGCAACACCTCGACCAGACTGCGGGTTTCGACGCAAACAACCTGCAAATTTTGGTTCTGGATGAGGCGGATCGCATTATGGACATGGGGTTTCAATCTGCTGTTGATGCGCTGGTAGAGCACCTGCCAAAGTCAAGACAAACGCTCATGTTTAGCGCAACGCAAAGCAAGAAAGTCTCCGACCTGGCTAGACTGAGTCTCAAGGAACCCGAGTACGTATCAGTCCATGAAGCGGCTACGAGCGCGACCCCCACAAACCTCCAGCAACATTACATTACGACTCCTTTGCCCGAAAAGCTCGACACACTATACGGTTTCATCAAATCAAACCTCAAGAGCAAAATCATTGTCTTTTTAAGTTCAGGAAAGCAGGTTCGATTTGTTTACGAAAGCTTCCGCCACCTCCAACCCGGTATCCCTTTGCTACATCTTCACGGCCGACAAAGGCAAGTAGCCCGCCTTGAAATCACATCACGGTTCACCGCTGCCAAGCATTCATGCCTATTCGCCACGGACGTAGTTGCCCGAGGTATCGACTTCCCAGCCGTCGACTGGGTCATTCAGGTAGATTGCCCCGAAGACGTTGACACATACATCCATCGTGTCGGTCGAACGGCAAGGTACCAAAGCAAGGGCCGAGCTGTCCTGTTCCTCGATCCCAGCGAAGAACCAGGCATGGTCAAGCGCTTAGAACAGAAAAAGATCCCCATCGAAAAAGTCAAcgtcaaggaaaaaaagaagaagagcataAAGAATGATCTGCAAAACATGTGCTTCCAAAACCCAGACCTGAAGTACCTCGGCCAAAAGGCCTTCATCAGCTACTCCCGCGCAATACACCTCCAAAGGGACAAGGAAGTTTTCAAACTCGACAAACTAGATCTTGACGCTTTCGCGTCCGGTCTCGGCCTCCCTGGTACTCCGCAGATCAAATTCCACAAAGGCGGCGACATCAAGAAGATTAAAAATGCTCCTAGGGACGGCATGTCCAGCGGGTCCGAGTCAGACAtggacctcgacggcgaATATGGCAAGACcaaaaagaaggacaagaagaaaccaGAAGTCCGCACCAAATACGACAAAATGTTTGAGAGAACCAACCAGGACGTCCTCTCCAGCCACTACGCAAAACTCGTCGTGGACGGTGGAAACGAATCCGgctccgacgacgactttcTTTCCGTCAAGCGTCGCCTCAGCGACGACGATCTCGACGCCGAAATCCAAAAGGGTCACAATTCTAATGTCAAAGCGCTCTACagccttggcggcgacgaaCCCTACGTTATTGATTCTAAGCGTCGCGAAAAGGCTCTTCAATCCAAGACGAAAATGCTCAAGTTCAGGGGCAATCCCACCAAGCTCGTCTttgacgatgacggcgagtCGCACGAGATTTACGAGCTGCAGAATGAAGAAGACTTCAAACGAGCGGGTCCTGCAGATGAACAGCGCCAGACGTTTGTGGAGAGCGAGTCCGCAAGAGTCAAGGCAGCCGATGTCGATGATAAGCAGCTCGCCAAGCAGAAGAAACGCGAGAAGCGCGAGAAGCGAAAGGCCAGAGAGCGCGAGGAGCTGGAAGGTGACGAGGCGCCTATGCTGGTTGATGCGCCCGATGGAGAGGATCCTTTGGCGTTGTTGAGGTCGTTGCCCACGGCGGGTGAGCAATCAGACGGCGAgccgccgaagaagaaggccaagaagtggtttgaggatgaggacgacgatgatgccgacaacaagaagaagagcaggagGAAGGGCAAAGTATTACAGGTTACAGAGGAGCCGGAGACGTTGGAGGATCTGGAGGCCCTGGCGACAGGGTTGTTGGATGGCTGA